In Limosilactobacillus sp. WILCCON 0051, a single window of DNA contains:
- a CDS encoding amino acid permease, translated as MSGEAKNGGTEGQTITGNSGHMKRTLQTRHLSMIALGGSIGTGMMIASGSAISTAGPGGALVAYSMMGIMVYFLMTSLGEMATYIPLTGSFATYCTKFVDPALGFAMGWNYWLNWVITIAVDAVTSGVIIQFWWPQFPEWIFSGFVLLVIFLINYLSVRSYGETEYWLSIIKVVTIIVFLIVGFMIIFGIMGGQGPIGLKNFHYKKAPFVGGFPSILTVFLVAGMSFQGTELVGITAGESATPEKSVPKAIHSTFWRILLFYILSIFVMACILPYTDKNLLSSNVQDVAMSPFTIVFKRAGLAAAASVMNAVILTAVISSANSGLYASTRMLFSQAREGYAWRGFGYVNKRGIPIYALLGTMAVSLAIYLLHFVSANAYNYLIDASGLSGFIAWLGIAMAHYRFRRAFVAQGHQLSELKYHATMFPFGPIFAFIFCMIVIVGQNIPAFIHLDWDNILITYMAVPIFLILFCYYKFRYKTHLLSLQEADLSRSSRGEKYITADGKEIK; from the coding sequence ATGAGTGGAGAGGCAAAGAATGGTGGTACGGAAGGTCAGACGATAACTGGTAATTCCGGCCATATGAAACGGACGCTGCAGACGCGGCACCTGTCGATGATTGCTTTGGGCGGATCGATCGGTACCGGGATGATGATTGCCAGTGGTTCGGCAATCTCAACGGCTGGGCCTGGTGGGGCTTTGGTCGCCTACAGCATGATGGGAATCATGGTTTACTTTTTGATGACTAGTCTGGGTGAGATGGCAACCTATATTCCATTGACGGGATCGTTTGCTACCTACTGTACTAAGTTTGTTGACCCGGCATTAGGTTTTGCCATGGGCTGGAACTACTGGCTGAACTGGGTGATTACGATTGCCGTTGACGCGGTTACCTCTGGAGTTATCATTCAATTCTGGTGGCCCCAGTTTCCTGAATGGATTTTTAGCGGCTTTGTTTTGCTGGTGATCTTTTTGATCAATTATCTGTCAGTGCGCTCATATGGTGAGACTGAATACTGGCTGTCAATCATTAAAGTCGTAACGATCATTGTCTTCTTGATCGTTGGTTTTATGATCATTTTTGGAATTATGGGTGGTCAAGGACCGATCGGCTTAAAAAACTTCCATTACAAAAAAGCGCCGTTCGTTGGCGGCTTTCCCAGCATTCTGACCGTGTTCTTGGTAGCAGGGATGTCATTTCAGGGTACTGAGCTGGTCGGTATTACGGCTGGTGAATCCGCCACGCCGGAAAAATCCGTTCCGAAGGCCATTCACTCAACCTTCTGGCGGATCTTGCTGTTCTACATTCTTTCAATTTTTGTCATGGCCTGCATTTTGCCATATACCGACAAAAACCTTTTGAGCAGCAACGTTCAAGACGTGGCGATGTCGCCATTTACGATTGTCTTTAAGCGGGCCGGCCTGGCAGCGGCAGCCAGCGTGATGAATGCGGTTATCTTGACGGCCGTGATCTCTTCAGCCAACTCAGGACTTTATGCCTCAACGCGGATGTTGTTCTCGCAAGCACGGGAAGGTTATGCCTGGCGGGGCTTTGGCTATGTTAATAAGCGGGGGATTCCAATCTATGCGCTGCTGGGGACGATGGCCGTCTCGCTGGCGATCTACCTGCTGCATTTTGTCAGTGCCAACGCCTATAACTACCTGATTGATGCATCCGGGCTGTCTGGCTTTATTGCCTGGCTGGGGATTGCAATGGCTCACTACCGGTTCCGGCGGGCCTTTGTTGCACAGGGACATCAGCTGAGCGAGCTGAAGTATCATGCGACCATGTTCCCATTTGGCCCGATTTTTGCTTTTATCTTCTGTATGATTGTGATTGTTGGTCAAAATATTCCAGCATTCATTCACTTAGATTGGGACAACATCTTGATTACCTACATGGCAGTGCCGATCTTCTTGATCCTGTTCTGCTACTACAAGTTCCGCTATAAGACGCACCTGCTTTCGCTGCAGGAAGCCGATTTATCGCGCAGCTCGCGTGGTGAGAAGTATATTACTGCTGATGGCAAGGAAATCAAGTAG
- a CDS encoding GNAT family N-acetyltransferase → MHKQLFWPIKTAHLVIKMGSQDDLQAVLNLLSDGELVRLSGLQLPDDQMMRGWAVNNWLSQQQILLITDPAGQLLGLISLFPIYANDGNYQAHIMELGYLLRRDRWGRGIMSEALAVFLQALAKNSDVKRLQAYVAIGNLRSRSLLKKFKFDQIGNENGYLKMVKAL, encoded by the coding sequence ATGCACAAACAATTGTTTTGGCCAATCAAGACTGCCCATCTCGTAATTAAAATGGGCAGCCAAGACGATCTTCAGGCTGTCTTGAATCTATTAAGCGATGGTGAACTGGTTAGATTAAGCGGACTGCAGCTGCCAGATGATCAAATGATGCGTGGCTGGGCGGTCAATAACTGGCTTAGCCAGCAGCAGATTTTGTTAATCACTGATCCAGCTGGGCAGCTGCTCGGTTTGATCAGCTTATTCCCGATATATGCAAACGATGGAAACTATCAGGCTCACATCATGGAGCTGGGATATTTACTGAGACGCGATCGTTGGGGAAGAGGAATTATGAGTGAGGCGCTCGCCGTTTTTTTGCAAGCGCTGGCAAAAAATAGCGATGTTAAGCGGCTGCAGGCGTATGTGGCCATCGGTAATCTGCGTTCCAGATCTTTATTGAAAAAGTTTAAATTTGATCAGATCGGTAATGAAAACGGTTATTTGAAAATGGTTAAAGCTTTATAA
- a CDS encoding alpha/beta hydrolase: MEIIQKNLSTANYQTKAVLTGYLQTPVPKSPVQQFRPLIFVPGGSMTHIPVEQTEKTALSFSARGFQVFVLRYTFTSERQPVYPNPLIDLALAVALLRKQAAVWHLKADQLTIMGFSAGGQVTALYNDYWHEEWLSRLSGIASDQLRPNAVILGYPVIDLNLGFPKDATTRAKWADDPVRYNAAAHVNDLNAPIFMWTTFTDQVVSVQNTLSYSQALLAHQIPQELHIFAHGPHGMDIANALVAHHDDVDQPHVAHWVELACEWVDDLFK, from the coding sequence ATGGAAATCATTCAAAAAAATTTAAGTACCGCCAATTATCAAACCAAAGCTGTGCTGACTGGCTATCTGCAGACGCCCGTTCCCAAGTCGCCGGTGCAGCAGTTCCGTCCGCTGATTTTTGTCCCTGGCGGCTCAATGACGCATATTCCAGTCGAACAAACTGAAAAGACCGCGCTCAGCTTTTCAGCTCGCGGCTTTCAAGTTTTCGTGCTGCGCTATACCTTCACCAGCGAACGTCAGCCGGTCTATCCCAATCCACTGATCGACTTGGCATTAGCCGTCGCGCTGCTTAGAAAACAAGCCGCAGTCTGGCATTTAAAAGCCGATCAGCTGACGATCATGGGCTTTTCAGCTGGCGGTCAGGTTACCGCACTGTACAATGACTACTGGCATGAAGAATGGCTCAGCAGGCTCAGCGGTATTGCCAGCGATCAGCTCCGCCCCAATGCTGTCATCTTAGGCTATCCCGTCATCGATCTCAACCTTGGCTTTCCTAAAGACGCCACAACGCGTGCCAAGTGGGCCGATGATCCAGTTCGTTATAATGCCGCGGCACATGTCAACGACTTAAACGCGCCGATCTTTATGTGGACGACTTTTACCGATCAGGTCGTATCGGTACAAAATACGCTTAGCTACAGCCAAGCCTTGCTGGCCCATCAGATTCCCCAAGAATTACATATTTTTGCGCATGGCCCGCATGGAATGGACATTGCCAATGCCTTGGTTGCCCACCATGATGACGTTGATCAGCCCCACGTCGCCCACTGGGTTGAACTGGCATGTGAGTGGGTTGATGATCTGTTTAAATAA
- a CDS encoding phosphatase PAP2 family protein, whose protein sequence is MLIGQDPNRWKRFMVSFVLFLIVAGMVMSNSMILQVLDSVFQALLAPNPNHTPNATYHIMVVVSFLGSPRMALVWMLIITFFLWGFKYKVPALWAWLTLIIGGLLDEIVKYLVKRDRPLQHPTGDHGYSFPSGHVMGTFLVAAVLFLIVVPLIKNAAVRVVCQLLLIMAVFLVAVSRIYLYAHYPFDTVGAMLLAYAWLQISETLYLTFANDIKKRWRKTANSKL, encoded by the coding sequence ATGCTGATAGGACAAGATCCGAATCGTTGGAAGCGATTCATGGTAAGCTTTGTATTGTTTTTAATCGTCGCTGGTATGGTGATGAGCAACTCAATGATCCTGCAGGTGTTGGATTCGGTTTTCCAGGCGCTGCTGGCACCAAATCCTAATCATACGCCTAACGCAACCTATCATATAATGGTAGTCGTTTCGTTTTTGGGCAGTCCTAGGATGGCCCTTGTCTGGATGCTGATCATTACCTTCTTTCTCTGGGGCTTCAAATATAAGGTGCCGGCACTCTGGGCTTGGCTAACGCTGATTATCGGTGGCCTTTTAGATGAGATCGTCAAGTACCTGGTTAAACGGGATCGGCCTCTGCAGCACCCGACTGGCGACCATGGCTACAGTTTTCCCAGTGGACATGTGATGGGGACGTTTCTAGTGGCCGCAGTGCTGTTTTTGATCGTGGTGCCATTGATTAAAAATGCGGCAGTGCGGGTGGTCTGCCAGCTGCTGCTGATCATGGCCGTTTTCTTGGTAGCTGTTTCGCGCATCTATCTTTATGCTCACTATCCGTTTGATACGGTAGGAGCAATGCTGTTGGCTTATGCCTGGCTGCAGATTTCCGAGACGCTTTACCTGACGTTTGCCAACGATATAAAAAAACGTTGGCGCAAGACTGCTAATTCGAAACTTTGA
- a CDS encoding threonine/serine exporter family protein yields the protein MENFWVRLIFEFVLADLSTICFGILLNIPRRAYHCAGAIGGASWAFYWVVYYQLHLGLALSNLLAAIMIGVLSMAAARWRKMPMIIFNVPALVPLVPGGQAYKMVRSFVLGSNGAALVYLYQVLVIAGAITLGFGLGDLINRLLFSEHHLRNR from the coding sequence ATGGAAAACTTTTGGGTTAGATTAATCTTTGAATTTGTGCTGGCTGACCTTTCGACAATTTGTTTTGGAATCCTACTGAACATACCGCGTCGGGCCTATCACTGCGCAGGTGCGATCGGTGGAGCCAGCTGGGCATTTTACTGGGTAGTCTACTATCAGCTGCATCTGGGGCTGGCTTTAAGCAATCTGCTGGCTGCCATTATGATTGGCGTCTTGAGTATGGCGGCCGCCCGCTGGCGAAAAATGCCGATGATCATCTTTAACGTTCCCGCACTGGTGCCGCTGGTTCCTGGTGGACAAGCCTATAAAATGGTGCGCAGCTTTGTCTTGGGAAGCAATGGTGCGGCATTGGTATATCTTTATCAGGTTTTGGTAATTGCTGGTGCGATTACGCTGGGCTTTGGCCTGGGTGATCTGATTAATCGACTGTTATTCTCTGAACACCACTTAAGAAATCGGTAG
- a CDS encoding threonine/serine exporter family protein: MESKDKKDLAITACLLAGRLLIENGSNMERVNDTMRRMALSAQLKNFEAFTTMTAIVASAEHLPNAQVIDIHQRKLNLNKVAAVNSLSRQFAAHEIDVETLYAKLQKVDQQPQQTSDFVQCVAAGVLSWALTIVYTGNVHDSLFAAVIALVSYQVYLTLGKHSKARFVNEFCASLVIALLTVGFVKLHWANDVNDIIIGCVMPLVPGVPLTNAARDLMSGDLISGTSRAVEATLTAIAIGCAIVFVLRYV, encoded by the coding sequence GTGGAAAGCAAGGATAAAAAGGATCTTGCCATTACCGCGTGTCTACTAGCGGGGCGCTTGCTGATCGAAAACGGCTCAAATATGGAACGCGTTAATGACACGATGCGACGAATGGCACTGAGCGCGCAGCTGAAAAACTTTGAGGCATTTACGACGATGACAGCGATCGTTGCCAGCGCCGAACACCTGCCAAACGCTCAGGTAATTGATATTCATCAACGAAAATTGAATCTTAACAAGGTTGCAGCCGTCAACAGTCTTTCTCGGCAGTTTGCTGCTCATGAAATCGATGTTGAGACACTGTATGCAAAACTGCAGAAAGTTGACCAGCAGCCGCAGCAGACTTCAGATTTTGTTCAGTGCGTGGCAGCCGGCGTGCTTAGCTGGGCGCTGACGATCGTTTATACTGGCAATGTCCATGATTCATTGTTTGCGGCCGTGATTGCCTTGGTGAGCTACCAGGTCTATCTGACTTTAGGGAAGCATTCTAAAGCGCGTTTTGTTAATGAGTTTTGTGCTTCCTTAGTGATTGCGCTTTTGACCGTGGGATTTGTCAAGCTGCATTGGGCCAACGACGTTAATGACATTATCATTGGCTGCGTGATGCCGCTGGTTCCAGGTGTCCCTTTGACCAATGCGGCTCGTGATCTAATGTCTGGTGATCTGATCAGTGGTACGTCACGCGCGGTTGAAGCCACGCTGACGGCAATTGCCATTGGCTGCGCAATTGTTTTTGTGTTGCGATACGTTTGA
- a CDS encoding metal-dependent transcriptional regulator, with amino-acid sequence MTPMKEDYLKIIFELGGGYKKVSNKEISLGLGIAAGSVTEMITKLTEEGLVSHEPYDGIALTPEGIKHAAELVRKHRLWETFLVDDLHYSMTDVHPEAEILEHNTSDRLATALDAFLNHPKYCPHGGVIPAANGKFDSVSHRLLADAEDGETVVIERFLDNHELLTYLNEVGLQLHAKVKVIKHEPFEGPILVECLDNDQQLSISYKASHNIFVNQEPLQD; translated from the coding sequence ATGACCCCAATGAAAGAAGACTATTTAAAGATAATTTTTGAGCTGGGCGGTGGCTATAAAAAGGTTTCTAATAAAGAAATTTCACTGGGATTGGGCATCGCAGCCGGTTCAGTAACAGAAATGATCACCAAGCTGACGGAGGAAGGCTTGGTATCTCATGAACCATATGATGGGATTGCTTTGACGCCAGAGGGAATCAAGCACGCTGCTGAATTGGTCAGAAAGCATCGGCTGTGGGAGACTTTTTTGGTTGATGATCTGCACTACAGCATGACGGATGTTCACCCAGAAGCCGAGATTTTGGAGCATAATACCAGCGATCGTTTGGCGACAGCTCTGGATGCCTTTTTAAATCATCCCAAGTACTGTCCGCATGGTGGCGTTATTCCGGCTGCCAATGGCAAGTTTGACAGTGTCAGTCATCGTCTGCTGGCCGATGCAGAAGATGGTGAAACGGTCGTTATTGAACGCTTCTTAGATAATCATGAGCTGCTGACCTATTTAAATGAGGTTGGTCTTCAGCTGCATGCCAAGGTTAAGGTAATCAAACACGAACCATTTGAAGGACCGATCTTGGTTGAATGTCTGGATAATGATCAGCAGCTCAGCATTTCCTATAAGGCTTCGCATAATATTTTCGTTAATCAGGAGCCTTTGCAGGACTAG
- a CDS encoding cation diffusion facilitator family transporter, whose translation MERPNVSRQRFLIVTLLNVLITVVEIIGGLVSGSLALLSDAFHNLGDSISIVLGYFAQVISGRPENRRRTYGYRRAEILSAMANSIFLIVVSIALIVEAIKRFSHPEHINGRIMLIVAIIGLIANLVSAQLLHSGSHDSLNVKATYLHVLSDALSSIAVIFGGVILMFFNITWLDPTLTILVALYIAKEALPIIKQTLSILMQSSPDLDYEAIKHDLMQVPGVVGVHHVHAWTIDEHRIVFSAHLNCHDMMLSEVEKIYLQVEKILNDKYDIKHVTLQAECQRGRDEELFNPPVDHDKLC comes from the coding sequence ATGGAACGGCCCAACGTTTCCAGACAGCGCTTCTTAATCGTGACGCTGCTTAATGTTTTGATTACCGTTGTCGAGATTATTGGGGGATTGGTATCCGGCAGTCTGGCACTGCTTTCCGATGCCTTTCACAACTTAGGGGACTCGATCTCGATTGTTTTAGGCTACTTTGCCCAAGTTATTTCGGGCCGGCCAGAAAATCGCCGACGTACTTATGGCTACCGGCGAGCTGAGATTCTTTCGGCAATGGCCAACAGTATCTTTTTGATTGTCGTTTCAATCGCGCTGATCGTTGAAGCCATTAAGCGATTCAGCCATCCCGAACACATCAATGGCCGGATCATGCTGATCGTAGCGATTATCGGACTGATTGCCAACCTGGTTTCTGCGCAGCTTTTACATAGCGGCAGCCATGACAGTCTAAACGTCAAGGCTACCTATCTGCACGTCTTAAGCGATGCACTGTCTTCAATTGCCGTAATTTTTGGCGGCGTGATCTTAATGTTTTTCAACATCACCTGGCTTGACCCAACCTTGACGATCCTGGTTGCACTCTACATCGCCAAGGAGGCCTTGCCAATCATCAAGCAGACCTTAAGCATTCTGATGCAGTCGTCGCCTGATCTGGACTACGAAGCCATCAAGCATGATCTGATGCAGGTACCAGGAGTCGTAGGCGTCCACCATGTTCATGCCTGGACGATTGATGAGCACCGCATCGTCTTTTCAGCACACCTCAACTGCCATGATATGATGCTGAGCGAAGTCGAAAAAATCTATCTGCAGGTTGAAAAAATCCTAAACGACAAATATGACATCAAACACGTCACTTTGCAGGCCGAATGCCAGCGTGGACGTGATGAAGAGCTCTTTAATCCACCGGTTGACCATGACAAGCTGTGCTGA
- a CDS encoding glycerophosphodiester phosphodiesterase family protein, with translation MNTQSNQAIQTKIFGHRGYPAKFPENSLAGFRYVVAHQIDGVEFDVHLTSDCVPVIMHDETIDRTTDGTGRIVDYTLAELRRFKLSNGESIPTLDELLDVFENKDVWINLEFKTDNIAYQDIEKIVMPMVNQHQLLHPVIYSSFNLQTLKNCMQLDATQDYNWLTENDVPKAQEFVKKEHLHGIHPHHYQATTATQRVWTVNDDQEAQQLFEKNVAGIFTNRFEDMVQLRKNVQIAQ, from the coding sequence ATGAATACTCAATCAAATCAAGCCATCCAAACCAAGATTTTTGGGCACCGCGGCTATCCTGCCAAGTTTCCGGAGAATTCATTAGCCGGTTTTCGCTATGTGGTTGCCCACCAGATCGATGGCGTTGAATTTGACGTTCACCTGACTTCTGATTGCGTTCCGGTTATCATGCACGATGAAACCATTGACCGCACGACAGACGGTACCGGCCGCATCGTTGACTACACGCTGGCTGAGCTGCGTCGGTTTAAGCTGAGCAATGGCGAATCCATTCCAACTCTGGATGAGCTGCTGGACGTATTTGAAAACAAAGACGTCTGGATCAATCTGGAATTCAAGACCGACAACATTGCCTACCAAGACATTGAAAAAATCGTTATGCCAATGGTCAACCAACACCAATTGCTGCATCCGGTTATCTACTCATCATTTAATCTGCAGACGTTAAAAAACTGCATGCAGCTTGACGCAACGCAGGACTATAACTGGCTGACTGAAAATGACGTACCCAAAGCCCAGGAATTCGTGAAAAAAGAACACCTGCATGGCATTCACCCGCACCATTACCAGGCAACCACCGCTACACAGCGCGTCTGGACCGTTAATGACGATCAAGAGGCCCAGCAGCTGTTTGAAAAAAACGTTGCCGGTATTTTTACCAATCGATTTGAAGACATGGTTCAATTAAGGAAAAACGTTCAAATCGCTCAATAG
- a CDS encoding VIT family protein codes for MDQNKKPKQTMQEKLNTLRAGVLGANDGILTVVGVLVSVAAATTDQFTIFIAGLSDLLACAFSMASGEYASVSTQKDTEKSAVAHEEYLLKHDFESEVVAVRDHYMEKGVSEATATAIAKDLLNKKPLQTVVRVKYDIELGHYLNPWNAAFSSLAAAAAGGLLPLLAMVLAPLAWRWEAVILAVILTSALTGYISSKLGNGLVKVAIVRNIIVGIITVIIHYCVGKLF; via the coding sequence ATGGATCAAAACAAAAAGCCCAAGCAGACGATGCAAGAAAAGCTCAATACGCTGCGTGCGGGTGTCTTGGGAGCCAATGACGGAATCTTGACGGTCGTTGGCGTACTGGTTTCAGTAGCAGCGGCAACAACGGATCAATTTACGATTTTTATTGCTGGTCTGTCGGATCTGTTGGCCTGCGCTTTTTCAATGGCATCTGGCGAGTATGCATCAGTCTCTACGCAAAAGGATACGGAAAAATCAGCCGTTGCTCATGAGGAATATCTGCTCAAGCATGACTTTGAAAGCGAGGTTGTCGCAGTTCGCGATCACTACATGGAAAAAGGGGTCAGCGAGGCAACCGCAACGGCAATTGCCAAGGACCTGCTGAATAAAAAGCCGCTGCAGACGGTGGTACGAGTTAAATACGATATTGAGCTGGGACATTATCTCAACCCATGGAATGCAGCCTTCTCATCCCTGGCAGCGGCGGCGGCAGGAGGACTGCTGCCACTTTTGGCAATGGTCTTGGCACCGCTGGCCTGGCGCTGGGAAGCCGTAATTCTGGCAGTCATCCTTACCAGTGCACTGACTGGATATATCAGTTCCAAATTGGGCAATGGCTTGGTTAAGGTAGCAATCGTTCGTAATATTATCGTTGGCATTATTACCGTTATTATTCACTACTGTGTTGGTAAGCTGTTTTAA
- a CDS encoding VIT family protein — protein MKKKMSLAQKINVLRASVMGANDGIISVAGIVIGVAAATSNPHAILISGLSGSLAGTISMCMGEYVSVSTEKDSQKMALIEEKERLSEDYDREFNYVKNKFLAQDIDPKLAHQATKELMDEDPLVTTVQERYGFNPKEFTSPYAAAVASLVAFPLGSILPMVAVMSFPHEIAIAATIIAVLIALIITGYLAAVLGKSNRLKSVIRNVASGFLTMLVTYLIGQLFAR, from the coding sequence ATGAAAAAGAAAATGTCGCTGGCACAAAAGATCAATGTGCTGCGAGCCAGTGTGATGGGGGCCAATGATGGCATCATCTCGGTTGCTGGGATCGTAATTGGGGTGGCGGCTGCGACTAGCAATCCACATGCAATTTTAATTTCAGGACTTTCCGGCAGTCTGGCGGGGACGATTTCAATGTGTATGGGCGAGTATGTTTCCGTCTCTACTGAAAAAGACTCGCAGAAGATGGCATTGATTGAAGAAAAGGAACGATTGTCAGAAGATTATGATCGTGAATTCAACTATGTCAAAAATAAGTTCTTGGCGCAAGATATTGATCCCAAATTAGCTCACCAAGCCACTAAAGAGCTGATGGATGAGGATCCACTGGTTACGACCGTTCAAGAGCGCTATGGCTTCAATCCCAAGGAATTTACCAGTCCTTATGCGGCAGCAGTTGCCTCATTGGTCGCGTTTCCTTTAGGCTCGATTTTACCAATGGTTGCCGTGATGAGCTTTCCGCATGAGATCGCGATTGCCGCTACGATCATTGCCGTTTTGATTGCGTTGATCATTACTGGCTATCTGGCAGCCGTTTTGGGCAAGTCGAACCGGTTGAAGTCAGTGATTCGCAACGTAGCATCCGGTTTTTTGACGATGCTGGTAACGTATTTGATTGGTCAGCTTTTTGCACGTTGA
- a CDS encoding universal stress protein: MFDIKPKKFKKILVGVDDAPDARAAFSYAVDKAKRDGSEIGIVSILETNRVNIYQALDKDYVHSTEDDLRKRLNDYVQAAIDYGVDPKKITAIVDQGDRPAERICNHVIPEFKPDLLIIGSIGKNGNRNTVGSQASYMVKHSGTSVFVIRTDEVTHYE, from the coding sequence TTGTTCGACATTAAGCCAAAGAAATTCAAAAAGATTCTCGTCGGCGTTGATGATGCGCCTGACGCTCGGGCTGCCTTTTCCTACGCCGTTGATAAGGCAAAGCGTGATGGGTCTGAGATTGGAATCGTTTCGATCTTGGAGACTAACCGGGTCAACATTTATCAGGCATTGGACAAAGACTACGTTCACAGTACGGAAGATGATTTACGCAAGCGCTTGAACGACTACGTGCAGGCTGCGATTGATTATGGCGTGGATCCTAAAAAAATCACGGCGATTGTTGACCAAGGCGATCGTCCCGCTGAACGAATCTGCAACCATGTAATCCCTGAATTTAAACCAGATCTGCTGATTATTGGCTCAATTGGTAAAAACGGCAATCGCAATACGGTTGGTTCACAGGCTTCATACATGGTTAAGCATTCGGGAACTTCGGTTTTCGTAATTCGTACGGATGAGGTTACTCACTACGAATAG
- a CDS encoding multicopper oxidase domain-containing protein has protein sequence MNDQETIQHYYYDEAAFDYHDRAYIPLQVADAPEQPLRIPEILKPDQETATDVYYTITAQTGAVQLLPGKKTATWGYNGPLLGKTVIFKDGQTVHIHYINDLPEVTTFHWHGLAIPGPIEDGGCHAPVYPGQTRDVEFTIHQPAAFVWLHAHPCPATAEQVWHGLAGGAIVQDQHEAQLPLPRNYGVDDIPVILQDRRFHEDNQWDYRQDYDPDGILGPTPMINGTINPYFDVTTQKVRLRFLNGANRREWRLHFSDDLSFTQIAGDLSLLPKPLKMTKLMLTCAERAEIIVDFGSYRPGDEVVLYSDDTPLLRFKIHEFKPDHATLPEVLFETPNPAVSPEMPIHYVTLDGMDEAVAMNGKKFKMDRIDYQMPMHKVQLWDIENTNHAPGMIHPYHMHGTGFVTVARDGHAPNPNELGLKDTIAINPGEHVLLKVWFDVPGVFMYHCHILEHEDGGMMAQLKVVDPKNPNKQYQLMDHMTLMRAFAEERHVPLNELWLGGMDSYRKMGEEM, from the coding sequence ATGAATGACCAAGAAACGATTCAACACTATTATTATGATGAAGCCGCCTTTGACTACCATGACCGTGCATACATTCCGCTGCAGGTGGCAGATGCACCAGAACAGCCCCTGCGGATTCCAGAAATTCTAAAACCCGATCAAGAAACTGCTACGGACGTTTACTATACGATCACCGCACAAACCGGCGCCGTTCAGCTCCTGCCAGGTAAAAAGACCGCAACCTGGGGCTATAACGGACCGCTGCTTGGCAAAACCGTAATCTTTAAGGATGGACAAACCGTGCACATTCACTATATCAATGACCTGCCCGAAGTAACGACTTTTCACTGGCATGGTCTGGCAATTCCGGGACCGATCGAGGATGGCGGCTGTCATGCTCCCGTCTATCCTGGACAGACGCGCGACGTTGAATTTACGATTCATCAACCAGCTGCCTTTGTCTGGCTGCACGCTCATCCATGTCCAGCTACTGCCGAACAAGTCTGGCATGGACTAGCTGGTGGCGCCATCGTTCAGGATCAGCACGAAGCTCAGCTGCCCTTGCCGCGTAACTATGGCGTCGATGACATTCCAGTTATTCTGCAGGATCGCCGTTTTCACGAGGACAACCAATGGGACTATCGCCAAGACTACGATCCAGATGGTATTTTAGGTCCCACGCCAATGATCAACGGGACGATCAACCCCTACTTTGACGTAACAACGCAAAAAGTAAGGCTGCGTTTCTTAAACGGGGCCAACCGACGTGAATGGCGGCTGCATTTTAGCGATGATCTGTCATTTACCCAGATTGCCGGCGACCTTTCACTGCTCCCTAAACCGTTAAAAATGACCAAGCTGATGCTGACATGTGCCGAACGAGCCGAAATCATCGTCGACTTTGGCAGCTATCGCCCTGGTGATGAGGTCGTGCTCTATTCTGACGATACGCCGCTGCTGCGCTTTAAGATTCACGAATTCAAGCCAGATCACGCTACGCTGCCCGAAGTCTTGTTTGAAACGCCTAATCCGGCTGTCTCGCCTGAAATGCCAATTCATTACGTAACCTTGGATGGAATGGACGAAGCAGTTGCAATGAACGGCAAGAAGTTTAAGATGGATCGCATCGACTATCAGATGCCAATGCATAAGGTTCAGCTTTGGGATATTGAAAACACCAATCACGCACCTGGCATGATTCATCCATATCACATGCACGGAACCGGCTTTGTCACGGTGGCTCGGGATGGGCATGCGCCAAATCCAAACGAGCTGGGGCTTAAAGATACGATTGCCATCAATCCTGGTGAACACGTTCTGCTCAAAGTCTGGTTTGACGTGCCTGGCGTCTTTATGTATCACTGCCACATTCTTGAGCATGAGGACGGCGGCATGATGGCACAATTAAAAGTCGTTGATCCCAAAAATCCTAACAAACAATATCAGCTGATGGATCACATGACCCTAATGCGCGCCTTTGCCGAAGAACGCCATGTGCCATTAAATGAGCTCTGGCTGGGCGGCATGGATTCCTATCGTAAAATGGGTGAAGAAATGTAG